From the genome of Chroicocephalus ridibundus chromosome 1, bChrRid1.1, whole genome shotgun sequence, one region includes:
- the DONSON gene encoding protein downstream neighbor of Son: protein MAASAVPGYSPGFKKPPAMLRLKRKRLRRSEPGAAPPPCGEAPPVPSAPARRNPFSSLDNAPRAAGTPQPRERSRRPPPPPPAGGSPSAAPFWQLLESVCEDKPARRAEPSERTDILALTDDLHLPVAVPEVPSSPRHEFPADWSIKTRLLFMSSQPFTWAEHLKAQEEAQGFAQHCRATETNLPQSIQEPKLSTELRCAFQQSLVYWLHPSLPWLQLFPRIGADRKIVGKASPWSQDEALQQVLMSDWSVSFTSLYNLLKAKLCPYFYVCTYQFTVLFRAAGLAGSDVITAVISPTTRGLREAMRNEGIEFSLPLVEESRTRKQKNSEANLGTEVANSLEVGEEPAPSDDDDESFSWLEEMGVQDKVKKPDAISIKLRKEKHEVQMDHKPESLALVKGTNTFTLLNFLINCKSLVAVAGPQAGLPPTLLSPVAFRGGTMQTLKARSINAKARVHLAYEDIFSLEVVGPIMPHSLHALTTLLKAAQRGAFSAVLYTHEPTAVFNADLGTASPALNKETVRKDLTACGLHPETLDQLSQCPTLGKSSIRFLEMKDYAYTWKS from the exons ATGGCCGCATCCGCCGTGCCGGGCTACTCGCCCGGCTTCAAGAAGCCGCCGGCCATGCTGCGGCTGAAGCGAAAACGGCTGCGGAGGAGCGAACCAGGCGCCGCTCCCCCGCCCTGCGGCGAGGCCCCGCCGGTcccctccgcgcccgcccgccgcaaccccttctccagcctggacaACGCGCCGCGGGCggccggcaccccacagccccgagagcggagccggcggccgccgccaccaccgccggcGGGCGGGTCCCCCTCGGCAGCGCCCTTCTGGCAG CTTTTAGAGTCCGTTTGTGAAGATAAGCCCgccaggagagcagagccctCTGAAAGAACCGACATCCTCGCCCTCACCGAT GACCTTCATTTACCTGTTGCTGTACCCGAAGTTCCCTCCTCACCAAGACATGAATTTCCTGCAGACTGGAGTATTAAAACACGACTTCTGTTCATGTCTTCCCAACCTTTTACCTGGGCTGAACACTTAAAAGCGCAAGAGGAAGCTCAAGGATTCGCTCAGCATTGTAGAGCTACAGAAACAAACTTGCCACAGAGCATACAG GAACCAAAACTGTCGACAGAGCTGCGTTGTGCCTTTCAGCAGAGCCTCGTTTACTGGCTTCACCCTTCACTGCCATGGCTGCAGCTGTTCCCTCGGATTGGGGCAGATAGAAAAATAGTTGGGAAGGCTAGTCCTTGGTCACAGGATGAAGCCTTGCAACAAGTGCTAATGAGTGACTG GTCCGTCAGCTTTACTTCTCTGTACAATCTGCTCAAAGCCAAACTGTGTCCCTACTTCTATGTATGTACCTACCAGTTTACCGTCCTGTTCCGTGCAGCTGGTCTTGCGGGAAGTGACGTTATCACAGCTGTAATTTCTCCCACAACTAGAGGTTTAAGGGAAGCCATGAGAAACGAAG GCATCGAGTTTTCTTTACCATTGGTAGAAGAAAGTAGAACCAGGAAACAGAAAAACTCTGAAGCGAATTTGGGAACTGAAGTTGCCAACAGCCTCGAAGTGGGCGA GGAACCAGCTCCAagcgatgatgatgatgaaagtTTCTCTTGGCTTGAGGAGATGGGAGTCCAAGACAAGGTTAAGAAACCAGATGCTATTTCTATTAAACT TCGTAAGGAGAAGCACGAGGTGCAGATGGATCACAAACCCGAATCCCTTGCATTAGTGAAAGGAACAAACACATTCACCTTGCTGAACTTCCTGATAAACTGCAAGAGCCTCGTGGCTGTTGCAGGTCCACAAGCAGGGCTTCCACCGACTTTGTTGTCCCCTGTTGCTTTCCGAGGTGGAACAATGCAAACACTCAAA GCTCGCAGTATAAATGCCAAGGCCAGGGTTCACTTGGCGTACGAGGATATATTCAGTTTGGAGGTCGTAGGCCCCATCATGCCTCATTCCCTGCACGCGCTGACCACGCTGCTCAAGGCCGCGCAGAGGGGAGCGTTCTCTGCTGTATTGTACACACACGAGCCAACGGCTGTGTTTAACGCTGATCTTGGCACTGCAAGCCCTGCCTTAAATAAG GAAACCGTACGCAAGGATCTTACTGCGTGTGGACTGCATCCTGAGACTTTGGATCAACTGAGTCAGTGCCCAACACTGGGAAAATCTTCCATCCGATTTCTGGAAATGAAAGATTACGCTTATACCTGGAAGTCCTAG